Proteins encoded within one genomic window of Gambusia affinis linkage group LG23, SWU_Gaff_1.0, whole genome shotgun sequence:
- the rassf8b gene encoding LOW QUALITY PROTEIN: ras association domain-containing protein 8b (The sequence of the model RefSeq protein was modified relative to this genomic sequence to represent the inferred CDS: deleted 1 base in 1 codon), translating to MKAMELKVWVDGVQRIVCGVTEFTTCQEVVIALAQAIGRTGRYTLIEKWRDTERHLAPHENPVVSLNKWGQYASDVQLILQRTGPSASERPTSEGLARVPERGLYRQSLPPLAKLRPAGTDGSLKRREPKRKSLTFTGGARGLREIFGKSKDTEAKQPKQQGVSLNLSRVGGRGTASVPGSPARELSRLVQLQRGKLQALESRLQGCEAELRDWEEASDEGNVEDELLLLLEQQVRRNDAEAEEEESHIEQEAAGRLRQQLVELLGQQRRDCSKLLEYLARIQSMETGLEKERLQLEAELNLKVKEEEVQAQLEKVRAELEVQSQQTARLESSCKALERSLCQSGKRLQEKEQELEQLTKELRQVNLQQFIQQTGTKVTVLPAQPAGDNNDVECGSLKRLGSSRLLPSDLRALQSRVSSSLNPEGIYV from the exons ATGAAGGCCATGGAGCTGAAAGTCTGGGTGGACGGCGTACAGCGCATCGTGTGCGGGGTCACGGAGTTCACCACCTGCCAGGAAGTGGTCATCGCTTTGGCACAAGCGATTG GACGCACCGGCAGGTACACTTTGATCGAGAAATGGCGAGACACGGAGCGCCACTTGGCTCCACATGAGAACCCCGTGGTGTCCCTCAACAAGTGGGGTCAGTATGCCAGCGACGTGCAGCTCATCCTTCAGCGGACCGGCCCCTCCGCCAGCGAGCGGCCGACCTCCGAAGGGCTGGCTCGGGTCCCGGAGCGGGGCCTCTACCGCCAGAGCCTGCCGCCTCTGGCCAAGCTGCGGCCTGCGGGGACGGACGGCTCGCTCAAACGTAGGGAACCCAAACGCAAGTCTCTGACCTTCACCGGGGGAGCCAGAGGACTGCgggaaatatttggaaaaagtaAAGATACCGAAG CCAAACAGCCTAAGCAGCAGGGCGTCAGTCTGAACCTGAGCAGAGTTGGCGGCCGTGGGACGGCATCTGTACCCGGGAGTCCGGCCAGGGAGCTCAGCCGGCTGGTCCAGCTGCAGCGAGGCAAGCTGCAGGCCCTGGAGAGCCGTCTGCAGGGCTGCGAGGCCGAGCTGCGAGACTGGGAGGAGGCCAGCGAC GAAGGAAACGTGGAGGACGAGCTACTGCTGCTTCTGGAGCAGCAGGTGAGGAGGAACGACGccgaggcggaggaggaggagtcccACATCGAGCAGGAGGCGGCGGGCAGGCTGCGGCAGCAGCTCGTCGAGCTCTTG GGGCAGCAGCGACGCGACTGCAGCAAGCTTTTGGAGTACTTGGCGCGCATTCAG AGTATGGAGACGGGCCTAGAGAAGGAGCGACTGCAGCTGGAGGCCGAGCTCAACCTGAAGGTCAAGGAGGAAGAG GTGCAGGCCCAGCTGGAGAAAGTGAGGGCAGAGCTGGAAGTGCAGAGCCAACAAACGGCGCGGCTGGAAAGCAGCTGCAAGGCGTTGGAGCGCTCGCTTTGCCAGTCGGGCAAAAGACTCCAG gagaaagagcaggagctcgAGCAGCTAACCAAAGAGCTGCGGCAGGTCAACCTGCAGCAGTTCATCCAGCAGACTGGCACCAAGGTCACGGTGCTGCCCGCTCAACCTGCAGGAGACAACAACG ATGTGGAGTGCGGCTCTCTGAAACGGCTGGGCTCGTCGCGGCTATTACCCAGCGATCTCCGCGCTCTGCAGAGCAGGGTCTCCTCCAGTCTAAACCCAGAAGGCATCTACGTCTGA